A genomic segment from Castor canadensis chromosome 1, mCasCan1.hap1v2, whole genome shotgun sequence encodes:
- the Rps3 gene encoding small ribosomal subunit protein uS3 translates to MAVQISKKRKFVADGIFKAELNEFLTRELAEDGYSGVEVRVTPTRTEIIILATRTQNVLGEKGRRIRELTAVVQKRFGFPEGSVELYAEKVATRGLCAIAQAESLRYKLLGGLAVRRACYGVLRFIMESGAKGCEVVVSGKLRGQRAKSMKFVDGLMIHSGDPVNYYVDTAVRHVLLRQGVLGIKVKIMLPWDPSGKIGPKKPLPDHVSIVEPKDEILPTTPISEQKGGKPEPPAMPQPVPTA, encoded by the exons ATGGCGGTGCAGATTTCCAAGAAGAGGAAG TTTGTTGCTGATGGCATCTTCAAAGCAGAACTGAATGAATTTCTTACTCGGGAGCTGGCTGAAGATGGTTATTCTGGAGTTGAAGTCCGAGTTACACCAACCAGGACAGAAATCATTATTTTAGCTACCAG GACACAGAATGTTCTGGGTGAGAAGGGTCGTCGGATTCGGGAATTAACTGCAGTAGTTCAGAAGAGATTTGGCTTCCCTGAGGGCAGTGTAGAG CTTTATGCTGAAAAGGTGGCCACAAGAGGTCTGTGTGCCATTGCCCAGGCAGAGTCCCTTCGCTACAAACTCCTAGGAGGACTTGCTGTGCGGAG GGCCTGCTATGGTGTGTTGCGATTCATCATGGAGAGTGGTGCTAAGGGCTGTGAGGTTGTGGTGTCTGGAAAACTTAGAGGACAGAGGGCTAAATCCATGAAGTTTGTGGATGGCCTGATGATCCACAGTGGAGACCCTGTTAACTACTACGTTGACACAGCTGTGCGCCATGTGCTTCTCAGACAGG GTGTATTGGGCATCAAAGTGAAGATCATGCTGCCCTGGGACCCAAGTGGTAAGATTGGCCCCAAGAAGCCCTTACCTGACCATGTCAGCATTGTGGAGCCCAAAGATGAGATCCTGCCAACCACCCCCATCTCTGAACAGAAGGGCGGGAAGCCAGAGCCTCCTGCTATGCCCCAGCCAGTCCCTACAGCATAA